In one Vidua chalybeata isolate OUT-0048 chromosome 4, bVidCha1 merged haplotype, whole genome shotgun sequence genomic region, the following are encoded:
- the THAP9 gene encoding DNA transposase THAP9, whose protein sequence is MTRSCSALGCTARDTGRSRERGISFHQFPVDAAQRREWIRAVNRVDPRSRRAWRPGPGAILCSRHFAEGDFERYGLRRKLRRGAVPSRFLPSEPPGAGRRRSGTPGRTLKQPLPSPPAGDHNYSLQGQRAAEPRPPPDAPRRQQQPPAAGTRGAAHRRRTVPSILRELAEKRQLSEEIVSLLQAQFSDLPRELHSWRQMADYSPEMRQFACLLHLYHIKAYDYLRKILPLPHPYSLTNWLSNNEAAAGFSSDIFLRLQDKVERGDQACRYCAVLVQDVPLQKQQEWDPQTKQLTGFVDLGAGILDADEAPLASEAIILMAVGISSPWTAPLGYFLVNSTSGRFLAQLLRQAIHKLNNVGIVVLAVTSSASARGAETARALGIRIDPKRIQCTFQHPPGSAHSIAYFFDVCHALLLIRNALQCFQKVEWLGDTVWWQHVVELAALGEQRVLELCSPESGRAGSKGSYHLKVNLATLLFSEGVAEALEHLQKLGLASFQSCCGTVKFVRLMSSLCDVFYGRGPYGKEPLLAGNYTKISNLFDEARSCFVNLTDSVGRYIIKSKRKLGFLSFLLNAESLKWLSSNHTCPKGTPSHHLHAHAFSLDPLEQFLRALQQACGSSSPTCTVFQAAYHKLLASCSLAPSSPPSSGSASPWDASLSQRRALTLGSIHAQYHPAPGRTLAPEYPYSAGLLLPSSALSNALTDLSLHAQSLTCTAGWVAEQLALDLQCEACFASLFEADESRLRCRSVLYIRKLGGVSLPSASVHHITSISEQVLNRYGKVGGANKNTKLWHLCLEQKVFQELLGESPLFPTLTNHLFEGELSINNHYTVLVKEITRCYLNIRTHPAQHLNLKYPCGRHKLKRLKGKHLFPSPLGSCQSS, encoded by the exons atGACGCGGAGCTGCTCCGCGCTGGGCTGCACCGCGCGCGACACCGGGCGGAGCCGCGAGCGCGGCATCTCCTTCCACCA GTTCCCGGTGGACGCCGCGCAGCGCCGCGAGTGGATCCGCGCCGTGAACCGCGTGGAcccgcggagccgccgggcgtggcggcccggccccggcgccaTCCTGTGCTCCCGACACTTCGCCGAAGGGGACTTCGAGCGCTACGGGCTGCGGCGGAAGCTGCGGCGGGGGGCCGTGCCCTCCCGCTTCCTCCCCTCG GAGCCGCCGGGCGCCGGCCGCAGGAGGAGCGGGACCCCCGGCCGAACGCTGAAGCAGCCGCTGCCCAGCCCGCCCGCCGGGGACCACAACtacagcctgcagggacagcgGGCGGCCgagccgcggccgccgccggaTGCCCCGCGGCGCCAGCAGCAGCCGCCGGCCGCCGGGACGCGCGGCGCCGCGCACCGGCGCAGGACCGTGCCGAGCATCCTCAGGGAGCTGGCGGAAAAGCGGCAGCTTTCTGAGGAAATCGTGAGTTTGCTGCAGGCGCAGTTTTCAG ATTTGCCTCGAGAGTTGCACAGCTGGAGGCAGATGGCAGACTACTCACCAGAAATGAGGCAATTTGCTTGTCTTCTCCATCTCTACCATATTAAGGCCTATGATTACCTACGGAAGATTCTTCCCCTCCCTCATCCTTACAGCCTGACAAA ctggCTGTCTAATAACGAGGCTGCTGCAGGCTTcagcagtgacatttttctCCGGCTTCAGGACAAGGTGGAGAGAGGGGATCAGGCCTGCCGCTACTGCGCCGTGCTGGTACAGGATGTGCccctgcagaagcagcaggagtggGACCCACAGACCAAGCAGCTGACGGGCTTTGTTGACTTGGGAGCAGGCATCCTCGACGCTGACGAAGCTCCGCTGGCGTCGGAAGCGATAATCCTCATGGCAGTCGGCATCTCGAGCCCTTGGACAGCTCCCCTTGGCTATTTCTTGGTGAACAGCACATCCGGCCGCTTCCTCGCTCAGCTCCTTCGTCAGGCCATCCATAAGCTGAACAACGTTGGGATCGTGGTCCTGGCTGTGACATCGAGTGCCTCTGCTCGCGGTGCTGAGACTGCCAGAGCTTTAGGGATCAGGATAGATCCCAAAAGGATTCAGTGCACTTTCCAGCACCCACCCGGTTCTGCTCACAGCATCGCATACTTCTTTGATGTCTGTCATGCCCTCCTGCTGATAAGGAATGCTCTGCAGTGCTTCCAGAAGGTCGAGTGGCTCGGTGACACCGTGTGGTGGCAGCATGTGGTGGAGCTGGCAGCTTTGGGCGAGCAGAGGGTGTTGGAGCTGTGCAGTCCTGagtcaggcagggctgggagtaAAGGGAGTTACCACCTGAAGGTCAACCTTGCTACCCTGCTGTTCAGCGAGGGTGTTGCTGAGGCGCTGGAGCACCTCCAGAAGCTGGGCCTTGCCTCGTTTCAGAGCTGCTGCGGGACTGTCAAGTTTGTGCGTCTCATGAGCTCTCTGTGCGATGTATTTTATGGCAGAGGCCCCTACGGAAAGGAGCCTTTGCTTGCTGGAAATTACACCAAAATAAGCAACCTCTTTGACGaggccaggagctgctttgtCAACTTAACAGACTCTGTGGGGAGATACATTATTAAGAGCAAACGCAAACTGGGATTTCTGAGCTTCTTGCTCAACGCTGAAAGCCTCAAGTGGCTTTCCTCCAACCACACATGTCCAAAAGGCACTCCTTCCCACCACCTCCATGCACATGCCTTCAGCCTGGACCCTCTGGAGCAGTTTCTCAGGGCCCTTCAACAagcctgtggcagcagcagccccacctgcACCGTGTTCCAGGCTGCTTACCACAAACTGCTggccagctgcagcctggccccCAGCTCACCAcccagcagtggcagtgccagcccctgggATGCATCCCTGTCTCAGAGGAGAGCTCTGACTCTGGGCAGCATTCATGCTCAGTAccacccagctcctggcaggactCTGGCCCCAGAGTACCCCTACAGTGCAGGGCTGCTtttgcccagctctgccctcagcaaCGCGCTGACAGATCTGTCACTGCACGCACAGAGCCTCACCTGCACTGCTGGCTGGGTGGCCGAGCAGCTGGCCTTGGACTTGCAGTGTGAGGCTTGTTTTGCCTCTCTGTTTGAGGCAGATGAGAGCAGGCTAAGATGCAGGTCAGTGCTCTACATAAGAAAGTTAGGTGGCGTGAGTCTGCCCTCAGCCAGTGTGCACCACATAACAAGCATTTCAGAACAAGTCCTAAACCGATATGGCAAAGTAGGAGGTGCCAACAAAAACACCAAGCTGTGGCATTTGTGTCTAGAACAGAAAGTCTTCCAGGAGCTTCTGGGAGAAAGCCCCCTCTTTCCCACCCTCACAAACCATTTATTTGAGGGGGAACTGAGCATCAACAACCACTACACAGTCTTAGTAAAGGAAATAACACGGTGTTACTTAAACATACGAACACACCCCGCCCAACACCTGAATTTGAAATACCCTTGTGGAAGGCATAAATTGAAGAGACTGAAGGGAAAGCATTTGTTTCCATCACCACTGGGTAGCTGTCAGTCAAGCTAA